One genomic window of Paraburkholderia acidiphila includes the following:
- a CDS encoding ABC transporter ATP-binding protein: protein MNSQKQKLFVDSIHKKYGDNEVLKGVSLKANAGDVISVIGSSGSGKSTMLRCVNFLEQPNAGRIVVDGEEVATRADKRTGALHPADAKQLQRVRTKLAMVFQHFNLWSHMSVLENVIEAPVHVLGLSRKEAEDRARTYLEKVGLAPRVEKQYPSHLSGGQQQRVAIARALAMHPDVMLFDEPTSALDPELVGEVLKVMQKLAEEGRTMIVVTHEMGFARNVSNHVMFLHKGLVEEEGNPAEVFANPKSERLRQFLSGSLK, encoded by the coding sequence ATGAATTCCCAGAAGCAGAAGCTGTTCGTCGACTCCATCCACAAGAAGTACGGCGACAACGAAGTCCTCAAGGGCGTGTCCCTGAAAGCCAATGCAGGCGATGTGATCAGCGTGATCGGCTCGTCCGGATCGGGCAAGAGCACGATGCTGCGTTGCGTCAACTTCCTCGAGCAACCCAACGCGGGGCGCATCGTAGTGGACGGCGAGGAAGTCGCCACGCGCGCCGACAAGCGCACGGGCGCGCTGCACCCCGCCGACGCGAAGCAGCTCCAGCGCGTGCGCACCAAACTCGCGATGGTGTTCCAGCACTTCAACCTGTGGTCGCACATGTCGGTGCTCGAGAACGTGATCGAGGCGCCGGTGCACGTGCTGGGCCTGTCGCGCAAGGAAGCCGAAGATCGCGCACGCACCTATCTGGAGAAGGTCGGTCTCGCGCCGCGCGTGGAGAAGCAATACCCGTCGCACCTCTCGGGCGGTCAGCAGCAACGCGTGGCGATTGCCCGCGCGCTCGCCATGCACCCCGACGTCATGTTGTTCGACGAGCCGACCTCGGCGCTCGACCCGGAACTCGTGGGCGAAGTGCTCAAGGTCATGCAGAAGCTCGCCGAAGAAGGCCGCACGATGATCGTGGTCACGCACGAAATGGGTTTCGCGCGCAACGTTTCGAACCACGTCATGTTCCTGCACAAGGGACTCGTGGAGGAAGAAGGCAACCCGGCCGAGGTATTCGCCAATCCGAAGAGCGAGCGCCTGCGCCAGTTCCTTTCGGGCAGCCTCAAGTAA
- a CDS encoding ABC transporter permease: protein MQDFVQLIQQYWRNYLFSDGYHFSGVVITLWLLVISIGLGFCLSVPLAVARVSKKKWLAGLVWLYTYIFRGTPLYVQLLLCYTGLYSLEIVRNHELTSAFFRSGMNCTLLAFTLNTCAYTTEIFAGAIKATPYGEIEAARAYGMSQFTLYRRVILPSALRRALPYYSNEVILMLHATTVAFTATVPDILKIARDVNSATYQSFGAFGIAALLYLIISFTLVWLFRRAERRWLAYLRPQGK from the coding sequence ATGCAAGACTTCGTCCAACTGATCCAGCAGTACTGGCGCAACTACCTCTTCTCCGACGGCTACCACTTCAGCGGCGTGGTCATCACGCTGTGGCTGCTTGTCATCTCGATCGGGCTCGGCTTCTGCCTCTCGGTGCCGCTCGCCGTTGCGCGCGTCTCGAAGAAGAAGTGGCTCGCCGGACTCGTGTGGCTTTACACGTATATTTTCCGCGGCACGCCGCTCTACGTGCAGTTGCTGCTGTGCTACACGGGCCTCTACAGCCTCGAGATCGTGCGCAACCACGAACTCACGAGCGCGTTCTTCCGAAGCGGCATGAACTGCACGCTGCTTGCGTTCACGCTCAACACCTGCGCGTACACCACCGAAATCTTCGCGGGCGCGATCAAGGCCACGCCCTATGGCGAGATCGAAGCCGCGCGCGCGTACGGCATGTCGCAGTTCACGCTGTACCGCCGCGTGATCCTGCCTTCGGCGCTGCGCCGCGCACTGCCCTACTACAGCAACGAAGTCATCTTGATGCTGCACGCAACGACCGTGGCCTTCACGGCCACCGTGCCGGACATCCTGAAGATCGCGCGCGACGTGAACTCGGCAACTTACCAGTCGTTCGGCGCGTTCGGCATCGCCGCCCTGCTGTACCTGATCATTTCTTTCACGCTCGTGTGGCTGTTCCGCCGCGCCGAGCGCCGCTGGCTCGCATACCTGCGACCGCAAGGCAAGTGA
- a CDS encoding ABC transporter permease: MFLQGYGPLILAGTWQTVKLAVLSLALSFVLGLIGAAAKLSKNRVAHGAGTLYTTLIRGVPDLVLMLLLFYSIQIWLNDLTDMLGWDQIDIDPFLAGVVVLGFIYGAYFTETFRGAFIAVPRGMLEAGHAYGMTNWQVFTRIMFPQMMRFALPGIGNNWQVLVKSTALVSIIGLADVVKASQDAGKGTLRFFFFTLLAGAIYLVITTVSNFVLMYLDKRYSTGVRKADL; encoded by the coding sequence ATGTTTCTTCAAGGCTACGGCCCGCTGATCCTCGCCGGCACCTGGCAGACCGTCAAGCTCGCCGTGCTGTCGCTCGCGCTCTCGTTCGTGCTCGGGCTGATCGGCGCGGCGGCCAAGCTGTCCAAAAACCGCGTCGCGCACGGCGCGGGCACGCTCTACACCACGCTCATTCGCGGCGTGCCCGATCTCGTGCTCATGCTGCTGCTCTTCTACAGCATCCAGATCTGGCTGAACGACCTGACCGACATGCTCGGCTGGGATCAGATCGACATCGACCCGTTCCTCGCGGGCGTGGTCGTGCTCGGCTTCATCTACGGCGCGTACTTCACCGAGACCTTCCGCGGCGCGTTCATCGCGGTGCCGCGCGGCATGCTGGAGGCGGGTCACGCCTACGGCATGACGAACTGGCAGGTGTTCACGCGCATCATGTTCCCGCAAATGATGCGCTTCGCGCTGCCCGGCATCGGCAACAACTGGCAGGTGCTCGTGAAGTCCACGGCGCTCGTCTCGATCATCGGTCTCGCCGACGTCGTGAAGGCCAGCCAGGACGCCGGCAAGGGCACGCTGCGGTTCTTCTTCTTCACGCTGCTCGCCGGCGCGATCTATCTCGTCATCACCACGGTCTCCAACTTCGTGCTGATGTATCTCGACAAGCGCTACTCCACCGGTGTGCGCAAGGCGGATCTCTGA
- a CDS encoding ABC transporter substrate-binding protein, protein MKKFAVCVALALIAGSAAAKEWKTVRIGVDASYAPFESKAPNGQIVGFDVDLTKALCARMNVKCVWVENDLDGIIPALQARKFDAIVSSLTITPQRAQRIDYSAKMFDAPARMLARTGSPLLPVPASLKGKNVGVEQGSTQEAYAKAHWAPQGVNVISYQNQDQVYQDLIAGRLDATLQDEVQADFGFLKTPRGKGFAWAGPEVEDPATIGDGTAIGLRKDDADLKARFNTALAAIHADGTFDKIAKQYFDFDIYKGK, encoded by the coding sequence ATGAAGAAGTTTGCAGTGTGCGTGGCGCTGGCCCTGATCGCGGGCAGCGCCGCCGCCAAAGAATGGAAGACAGTGCGCATCGGCGTGGACGCCAGCTACGCGCCGTTCGAGTCCAAAGCGCCGAACGGGCAGATCGTCGGCTTCGATGTCGACCTCACGAAAGCCCTGTGCGCGCGCATGAACGTGAAGTGCGTGTGGGTCGAGAACGACCTCGACGGCATCATCCCGGCGCTCCAGGCCCGCAAGTTCGACGCGATCGTGTCGTCGCTGACCATCACGCCGCAGCGCGCCCAGAGAATCGACTACTCCGCGAAGATGTTCGATGCGCCCGCACGCATGCTCGCGCGCACGGGCTCGCCGCTCTTGCCTGTGCCGGCCTCGCTCAAGGGCAAGAACGTCGGCGTCGAACAGGGCTCGACCCAGGAAGCGTACGCGAAGGCGCACTGGGCGCCGCAGGGTGTGAACGTGATCTCGTACCAGAATCAGGATCAGGTCTACCAGGATCTGATCGCCGGGCGCCTCGACGCCACGCTGCAAGACGAGGTCCAGGCCGACTTTGGCTTCCTGAAAACGCCGCGCGGCAAGGGTTTCGCGTGGGCGGGCCCAGAAGTGGAAGACCCGGCGACGATTGGTGACGGCACGGCGATCGGCTTGCGCAAGGACGACGCCGACCTGAAGGCGAGGTTCAACACGGCACTGGCCGCGATTCATGCCGATGGCACGTTCGACAAGATCGCGAAGCAGTACTTCGACTTCGATATCTACAAGGGCAAGTGA
- a CDS encoding pirin family protein, with the protein MLSIRRADERGHANHGWLDSYHSFSFADYFDEAHMHYGALRVLNDDRIAGGQGFGAHGHRDMEIVTYVLSGALAHRDSMGNGSTIRPGDVQRMSAGTGVMHSEFNGSKEEEAHLLQIWLLPRERGGAPGYEEKRFDDADKRGRLRLVASPDGRDGSVTVQSDASIYAGLVDGEERVEYAVPAGRRVYLHVARGALDVNGQRLEAGDAAMIEAEAGVALANGAAAEVLLFDLA; encoded by the coding sequence ATGCTGAGCATCCGACGCGCCGACGAACGCGGCCACGCCAACCACGGCTGGCTCGATTCGTACCATAGCTTTTCGTTTGCCGACTATTTCGACGAAGCGCATATGCACTACGGTGCGCTACGGGTGCTCAACGACGACCGCATCGCGGGCGGCCAGGGCTTCGGGGCGCACGGCCACCGCGATATGGAGATCGTGACCTACGTGCTTTCCGGTGCGCTCGCGCACCGCGACAGCATGGGCAACGGTTCGACCATCCGCCCCGGCGACGTGCAGCGCATGAGCGCCGGCACGGGCGTGATGCACAGCGAGTTCAACGGTTCGAAGGAAGAGGAAGCGCACCTGCTGCAAATCTGGCTGCTGCCGCGCGAACGCGGCGGGGCGCCGGGCTACGAGGAAAAGCGCTTCGACGACGCCGACAAGCGCGGGCGGCTGCGCCTCGTCGCCTCGCCCGACGGGCGGGACGGCTCGGTGACCGTGCAGTCGGATGCCTCGATCTATGCGGGACTCGTGGACGGCGAGGAGCGCGTCGAGTACGCGGTGCCCGCCGGGCGGCGCGTTTATCTGCATGTCGCGCGCGGCGCGCTGGATGTGAACGGCCAGCGCCTCGAAGCGGGCGATGCCGCGATGATCGAAGCCGAGGCGGGAGTCGCGCTCGCGAACGGCGCGGCGGCCGAAGTGCTGCTGTTCGACCTCGCCTGA